One Peromyscus leucopus breed LL Stock chromosome 20, UCI_PerLeu_2.1, whole genome shotgun sequence genomic region harbors:
- the LOC114699181 gene encoding coiled-coil-helix-coiled-coil-helix domain-containing protein 2-like, translating into MRAAPRQAPAAHPPAAAAPSAVGSPAAAPRQPGLMAQMATTVAGVAVGSTVGHTLGHAITGGFSGGGDAEPARPDITYQGTQPVNQQSFGPCSLEIKQFLECAQNQSDVKL; encoded by the coding sequence ATGAGGGCTGCTCCCAGACAAGCACCTGCAGCTCATCCTCCAGCAGCAGCTGCCCCATCTGCAGTCGGCTCCCCTGCCGCTGCCCCCAGGCAGCCAGGCCTGATGGCCCAGATGGCCACCACTGTAGCTGGTGTGGCTGTGGGGTCCACAGTGGGGCACACCCTGGGTCATGCCATCACTGGGGGCTTCAGTGGAGGTGGTGATGCTGAGCCCGCGAGGCCTGACATCACTTACCAGGGAACCCAGCCTGTGAACCAACAGTCTTTTGGGCCTTGCTCTCTTGAGATCAAACAGTTTCTGGAGTGTGCCCAGAACCAGAGTGACGTCAAGCTCTGA